One segment of Dermochelys coriacea isolate rDerCor1 chromosome 27, rDerCor1.pri.v4, whole genome shotgun sequence DNA contains the following:
- the SNX11 gene encoding sorting nexin-11 isoform X2, which produces MLENQEQEELTTVRVQDPRLQNEGSWNSYVDYKIFLHTNSKAFTAKTSCVRRRYREFVWLRKQLQKNAGLVPVPELPGKSTFFAGTTDEFIEKRRQGLQQFLEKVVQNVVLLSDSQLHLFLQSQLSVPEIEACVQGQSPLTVTDAILRYAMSNCGWVQEEDTRPALGAGAELYCSCAGLESPSVQSCLKPPSRWSDFGLEDNHLDSLDSPTKQPETE; this is translated from the exons ATGTTGGAGAATCAAGAGCAAGAA GAGCTGACCACGGTGCGTGTTCAGGACCCTCGGCTCCAGAACGAAGGTTCCTGGAATTCCTATGTGGATTATAAAATCTTCCTCCAT ACCAACAGCAAGGCCTTTACCGCCAAGACCTCGTGCGTGCGCAGACGGTACCGCGAGTTCGTGTGGCTGAGGAAGCAGCTCCAGAAAAACGCTGGCTTAGT GCCTGTCCCGGAGCTGCCAGGGAAATCCACCTTCTTTGCAGGCACCACCGATGAGTTCATTGAGAAACGGAGACAGGGGCTCCAGCAGTTCCTGGAGAA GGTGGTGCAGAACGTGGTCCTCCTGTCAGACAGCCAGTTGCATCTCTTCCTGCAGAGCCAGCTGTCAGTGCCAGAGATCGAAGCGTGCGTGCAGGGCCAGAGCCCCCTGACAGTCACGGATGCCATCCTCCGCTACGCCATGTCTAACTGCGGCTGGGTGCAGGAAGAAGACACCCGCCCTgcgctcggggctggggcagaactCTACTGCAG CTGCGCTGGTCTCGAAAGCCCCTCTGTTCAGAGCTGCCTGAAACCCCCTTCGCGCTGGAGCGACTTTGGCCTGGAAGACAACCACTTGGATAGCCTGGATTCTCCCACAAAGCAGCCGGAGACGGAATAA
- the SNX11 gene encoding sorting nexin-11 isoform X1 codes for MLQNRCFSLGSGCRMLENQEQEELTTVRVQDPRLQNEGSWNSYVDYKIFLHTNSKAFTAKTSCVRRRYREFVWLRKQLQKNAGLVPVPELPGKSTFFAGTTDEFIEKRRQGLQQFLEKVVQNVVLLSDSQLHLFLQSQLSVPEIEACVQGQSPLTVTDAILRYAMSNCGWVQEEDTRPALGAGAELYCSCAGLESPSVQSCLKPPSRWSDFGLEDNHLDSLDSPTKQPETE; via the exons ATGCTTCTCTCTGGGCTCTGGTTGTAGGATGTTGGAGAATCAAGAGCAAGAA GAGCTGACCACGGTGCGTGTTCAGGACCCTCGGCTCCAGAACGAAGGTTCCTGGAATTCCTATGTGGATTATAAAATCTTCCTCCAT ACCAACAGCAAGGCCTTTACCGCCAAGACCTCGTGCGTGCGCAGACGGTACCGCGAGTTCGTGTGGCTGAGGAAGCAGCTCCAGAAAAACGCTGGCTTAGT GCCTGTCCCGGAGCTGCCAGGGAAATCCACCTTCTTTGCAGGCACCACCGATGAGTTCATTGAGAAACGGAGACAGGGGCTCCAGCAGTTCCTGGAGAA GGTGGTGCAGAACGTGGTCCTCCTGTCAGACAGCCAGTTGCATCTCTTCCTGCAGAGCCAGCTGTCAGTGCCAGAGATCGAAGCGTGCGTGCAGGGCCAGAGCCCCCTGACAGTCACGGATGCCATCCTCCGCTACGCCATGTCTAACTGCGGCTGGGTGCAGGAAGAAGACACCCGCCCTgcgctcggggctggggcagaactCTACTGCAG CTGCGCTGGTCTCGAAAGCCCCTCTGTTCAGAGCTGCCTGAAACCCCCTTCGCGCTGGAGCGACTTTGGCCTGGAAGACAACCACTTGGATAGCCTGGATTCTCCCACAAAGCAGCCGGAGACGGAATAA